In Patescibacteria group bacterium, the DNA window TTACCGCTTTGTTTATCAGCTTTTTCTCAGGAAGTTGGGTAAAACTTAATTCCATTAGTCAAAATTATAAACCAGAAATTTTAAAAACAGGATAAATTTTATGTTTCTTATAGATTTACTACGGATTTATAACTCGCAGTTTAAAGCTGATTTCTATCCTTATTTCTGATTTATGGCAAAAAGAAAAGGCAAAAGGCCGGTTATCCCTGACAATCCATATATTAATGACTCTGATGAAGCCAACATTGATACGAACGAAGTTGCCGGAGTGCGCCGGGGAAAAAACGACACGACTGATGCCGGAAAAGAAGAACCTTCATATGAAGATACTCTTGAGACTGAGAATCAGGAAGAGGGTGAAGGATTGAACGATACATCAGGGGGTGATTAATTATGGCTAATGGACAGGGAACATCAAAAACCACAACCGATCATAACGCCATTAAAAAATGGGCGGAGGAACGCGGCGGCAAACCGGCCAAGGTGAAAGGTACCGGCGGTGGCGGAGATGTCGGCATGATCCGGTTTATGTTCGGCGGCAACGACCAGGCTCTCGAGGAAATTTCCTGGAACGATTTTTTCAAAGAGTTTGATAACAAAAAACTGGCTCTGCTTTACCAGGATAAAACCCGGGAAGGACAGTTGAGCCGCTTTTTCAAATTTGTGAGGGCGAGATAAAATCGGATAAAATCACTTTGATTTTACCTTCAGGTTGATCTTTTTTGGTTTGGCTTCCGGGGCAATTGGAGCGGTGACCGTAATAATGCCGTTATCACATTCCGCGGTAATCTTGTTGGCATCGACGGCCCGAGGCAAAGTGGTGGATAGGGGCGGAAGGTCAAAAAAGGTTAAGATTTCAGTTGGAAATTCAAGGCAATGATTCTTGTATAATAAATTCAAATATATGGATCAAATAGTAAAAGAAGTAATTGACCAGCTGAAAGCACAACTACAGTCTCATAGACAATCTGTCAGCCATGCGGTCACGGCTTCGCGGGAAGCGCCGAGCCGGATGGAAGCCAGGTATGACAGCCGCAAAGAAGATATGGCCAATTTGGCCAATGCTCAGGATGAAATCGTCGCTCAGTATGAGCAATTAATTATTGAGTTGGAAACAACCGTGAACCAACCGGTGTTTGACGGGAAAGGTGGTTATTACCTATTAGTAAGCAAATACGGCGGAAAAAGTTTTCAAACTTCGGCGGGAAAAGTGACCCTGGTTAGCATCGAATCACCTTTAGGTCAAAAGCTGGCGCAAAGTTAGGGCGTTTTTGGGGGCGAAGCCAAAAGCATCATTGTTAAAGTAAGCATACACGCTCATATTTTTGTCCAGATATTTCCTAATATGTCCAGCATAGTCCTCTAGTTCCCCGGAAGTGTACTCGCTGCTATACAGACTCCGGCTGCCGTGGAAGCGGAGATAAATAAAGTCAGCCGTGCTTTCCCAGACGGTGGGCAGCTGTGGATGACTGATAATGACATAGGCGCAGCAGTGTTTTGCTAAAAATTCATAAACATCGGGACTGTTCCAGGTTTCATTACGAAATTCGAAAGCCTGCCGCACCCCGGGAAAGAGTTTTAGCCGGCGCAAATTCTTTTTCTCCCCGGGAGAAAATTGGAAAAGAAGCGGCCCAAGATGGTTTTTCAATAGCCTTGCCCGGGCCACAGTTTCCGGCCAGACAGTGGGGTAGCGGTTGGCCTTAATAGAATAGATAAAATCTTTGGGCGCCCGCTCGAGCCAGTTTTCCCAGGTGTTTATTTTTGGCAGACCATAGTAAGTATTATTGATCTCGACGGTGTCGAAGACTGACGCGTAATACGCAAACTCTTCTTTTTGCGGTAAACCTTGCGGATAAAAAACGCCGCCGCGCCAGTGGGCGTAATTCCAACCGGAACAGCCGATCCATACTTTTCCCATTCTTACAGGCCCCTTAATCATATTTTAAGCTCAAAAAATAAGATTTGCGTATATGCAGACCCTGCCCCTGCGCGATAGTGATGATCTTTTACCTTTGATCCGTCTGGTGGGCCAAAGGAGTGTTGCCGGTTTTGCGGTGAAAACGATTTCGCATGAGTTTACCAACTGGAAAACGGAAATTACCAAAAAGCTGATTGTTAATCAGGGGTTTGATTTTCTCGTGGTGCCGGAGTGCGCGAAAACTCTTGATGAATATGTTCGCCGGCTTGACGGCGGCAAGACAGCCTATGAAACTTTGCGCCGGTGTCCAAAATATGCCACCTGGGAAATGCTGGGTTTTTTGGAGTGGTTGCGGGATCTCAACGACGGCCTGCCGGATTACCAAAAAATCAGTTTTGTTAAGCAGATACCAAAGAATCCGGACCCGAGAAACCGCTTTCTTTTTTGGGAAAAACCGCGGGGGGTTAAAATTCGTCTGGAAACGGGCAAAAATGATGAATTAATTTTGGTTTCAAAAAAAGAAGCGGTTATTAAAGTTTCCACCCTTCGTCCGGTTAACCCGTTGGATTTTCAGGGGGAATGGCTGTAGTCAGGAAATCTAAAGCGACGGCCGCGGACCAAGCTTGTTGCCGGCATGAGGTCTGGCCGGACTCATTTTTGTATTCATGAAAGTTACCGTCTACGCCTTTCGTGTAAAGCTCAATCGGGGTTTGAAAATATGATAGGGCCTTGAGACTAGCCTCTTTTAATAAACTCGCTTCTTTGGCAAATCCCCAAATCTCCAGACCCTCATGAGCCAGACCGTTTAGGACCGGCCAAAAACTGCCGTTGTGATAGGAATTTTGTCCCGGATTAAAAGTCGGCGAGAGAGTACTCATAGTCCGGATGCCGGCGTCAGGATCAAAAAGATCCGGCAGGAAAGAGCGGGAGACCAAATCGTTAACAAACTTGGCATCCAAAATGCTTTCTACTCCGTTTTCGCTGCGGTAGCTGGCCCAAAGGAGAATTAAAGGATTACCGGTCACGGTCTCGATCCGGTTTTTGGAACCGTCTAAAGCTTGAGCCGGAAAAGTATAACCTTCACTTTGAAAGAGGAATGTTTCGTTAAAGCGACGTTTTAAATTATTCGCAAAATCCCGCAACTTTTCGTCGGAAAAGTAATCGGCCCAAAGCCGCAGGGCCAGCCAGGCGTAACCCTGAACTTCCACCGGAGCAATCGGGTAAAGCGGCATAGTTCCGTCGGGCCGCAGCAGTGATTCTGAAGAGTCGGTCCACGACTGCACTGGCAGACCGCCGTGCTGACGCTTTGGCGATAAACCGTATTCCAAAAGATTGTCTTGATCCCGGTCGCCGAAATTCATCAGCCAATCCAGTCCTTTGCGAACGGCAGGCAAAACGAGCCTGGCATAATCCTCGTCATTAAAGTATTGGGCAAATCGGCGCATGGCAATTAAAGCTAAGGGGGTGGCGTCGATGGAGTCAAAATTGCGCAAAATGCCGTCGGGATAAACATACCAGGGATTAGTCTTATTGACTAAATGTTCATATTTATCCCGGCGCAATTCGTGAATAAATTTCCCCGGCTCTTCGCCGCTTTCCAGATTAATATTTTGGCCCTGTAAATTAATCAGAGTAAAAATGGCCTGGCGGCAGATAGAAAGTAATTTTTCGTCGGGCTTTTTTTCCAAACTTCGCAAGATTTTTAAGGCGGAAATGACATTATCGCGGCCGAAAAAACAATTAAAAATTTCCCCGCGGCCGGAGGCGTTTAAACCGTCGGCACTGGCGAGATCCAAAAGAGTTTGATAGGAAACCTGATAAAGTTCGGTTCTGGACATGCTGTCTGAGGCTAAGATAGCACCACTGTCAAGGGGCTTCAAGGGGGAAGATTGAGGGAATTTTTCCTGATTATTTCTTCATATATTTTTATGTAGCCGTCTGTCATCTTTTTGCCATTAAATTTTTCCAAAGCGTATTGGCGGCAATGCTTCCGATCAATTTTGGGAAGTTTGGGGACAGCGTTAATCATGCCATCAATATCCTCAACGACAAACCCGGTCCGGCCGTTTTTGACCACTTCCGGGATTGAGCCGTTGCGAAAAGCGATGACCGGCGTGCCGCAGGCCATGCTTTCAATCATCGTCAATCCGAACGGCTCCGGCCAGGTAACCGGATGGAGAAGAGCCAGAGCCCGGCTCATTAATTTATTTCGCTCGTTTTGATCGACTTCGCCCACCCAACGCACTTGGGAAGAAAGGTTGGGGCCGATATATTCCTGAAAAAAGGGCATGTCCAGAAAGTCCAGTTTGGCAGCCATGATCAAAGGAATATTCAAAAGCTGCGACACTTCAATGGCAATATGGGCGCCTTTTTCCAAGGATAACCGTCCGACGAAAAGCAAATAGCCGTCATTTCCAGAACTAAACGGGAAATCTTTCATGTTTAAGCCGTTATAAACAACCCCGGCTTTGTTCATGTTCGGGGCCAGTTTTTCCTGCATTTTGGAGATGAAAACAAAACTAATTTTTTTGCCGAGGCGGGAATAAAATTGCTTGTTAATCGGGTCAAAAGAACCGTGCAGAGTCATGACGACCGGCGTATGCGAACAGTTAGCCGTGGGCAGGGAAAGATGGCCGTTGTGGTCGTGAATAATATCGAATTCACCCTGCCTTTCGTAGGCCACGCCGATATTAAGCATGGTCCAGTAGTTTGGGCCGTAAATATCTTTCAGGCGGGAATCGCGAATGGAGCGGGGAGTGACGGAAACCAGCTTGGCGGAAGTGACCGAATCGCCGCTGGCAAAAAGTGTGACTTCGTGGCCGCGGCGCACCAGCTCTTCAGTTAAAGCGGAAACCACCCGTTCTGTCCCGCCGTATTTTTTCGGCGGCACCGATTCGACGATCGGGGCGATTTGCGCGATCCTCACATGAATTATCTAACTCTCTGACCATAAGAATTTCATAAATTTGGGGCAAGGAATTTAAAATATTATAATGTAATGCTCAGACAGTTGCGGTTCGTCCCCGGATCATCCGGGTTTCTGTCACCGATCGGGAACTGAGGATCGCGACAATAACTCCAGCGATGACATTGGCCCACTGGGCTGAAACTGTCGGGTAGCCCAAGATAAACGGCGAAGCGATCATCCACAGACCCAAAATAAAATTAACCCAGCTTAAAAATTCTGCCTGTCGGGGAGTGGCAATCCTGATTAAGGCCAAAATTGAGACCACCGCGCCGACGATGACATTATTCCAGAGGTCGCCCACAATGGTGTTATAACCGAAAATAAACGGCGAAATAATCAGCCAGATGCCGGCCAGGACATTAATCCCGCTGACAGTTCTTTCGTGGCCTTCGTGTTTCTGTTCTTCTTTTGGCATATTTTTCACCACCTTTCAATTGTTGGCAGGGTAGGCCGGCAGGCTTAATTATTGGCCAAAGCAGCGTAAGGGAAGGGCAAGAGTGCTAGAATAAATTAAACGAATGAAATACTTCAAATTTAAAACGGGGACCGAAATACCGGCTCTGGGGTTTGGGACCTGGCAGTTGGAGGGGGAAAAGGTGGCGGAGCCGCTATCAATAGCTTTGGAAGTGGGTTTTAGACATATTGATACTGCTTGGATCTACGCTAACCAAAACGAAATAGGCAAGGTCCTGCAGGACAGTAAAATACCCCGCCAGGAATTGTTTGTGACTTCCAAAGTCTGGACCACTCAGCTTCGTAAACAAGATG includes these proteins:
- a CDS encoding DUF72 domain-containing protein is translated as MIKGPVRMGKVWIGCSGWNYAHWRGGVFYPQGLPQKEEFAYYASVFDTVEINNTYYGLPKINTWENWLERAPKDFIYSIKANRYPTVWPETVARARLLKNHLGPLLFQFSPGEKKNLRRLKLFPGVRQAFEFRNETWNSPDVYEFLAKHCCAYVIISHPQLPTVWESTADFIYLRFHGSRSLYSSEYTSGELEDYAGHIRKYLDKNMSVYAYFNNDAFGFAPKNALTLRQLLT
- a CDS encoding glycosyltransferase family 4 protein, whose translation is MRIAQIAPIVESVPPKKYGGTERVVSALTEELVRRGHEVTLFASGDSVTSAKLVSVTPRSIRDSRLKDIYGPNYWTMLNIGVAYERQGEFDIIHDHNGHLSLPTANCSHTPVVMTLHGSFDPINKQFYSRLGKKISFVFISKMQEKLAPNMNKAGVVYNGLNMKDFPFSSGNDGYLLFVGRLSLEKGAHIAIEVSQLLNIPLIMAAKLDFLDMPFFQEYIGPNLSSQVRWVGEVDQNERNKLMSRALALLHPVTWPEPFGLTMIESMACGTPVIAFRNGSIPEVVKNGRTGFVVEDIDGMINAVPKLPKIDRKHCRQYALEKFNGKKMTDGYIKIYEEIIRKNSLNLPP
- a CDS encoding SPW repeat protein, translating into MPKEEQKHEGHERTVSGINVLAGIWLIISPFIFGYNTIVGDLWNNVIVGAVVSILALIRIATPRQAEFLSWVNFILGLWMIASPFILGYPTVSAQWANVIAGVIVAILSSRSVTETRMIRGRTATV